A window of the Cannabis sativa cultivar Pink pepper isolate KNU-18-1 chromosome X, ASM2916894v1, whole genome shotgun sequence genome harbors these coding sequences:
- the LOC115711137 gene encoding probable carbohydrate esterase At4g34215, producing MALCFIPFFLWVLKAHATSFDPNQQFPQKNIFILAGQSNMAGRGGLIINDDRTRTQIWDGVVPSASRPNPSVLRLNAKLSWVQAHEPLHADIDVASVDGVGPGMAFANAVLADDPSNGPIGLVPCAIGGTNISQWEKGTPLYRHMVKRARASVAADGGTIRALLWYQGESDTILKQDAEVYGRRLERLFQDIRLDLMSPMLPIIQVALASGVGPYVDTVREAQFGTELLNVRTVDPIGLTVGPDKLHLTTESQVQLGEMMADAFLKFLPKQLSIDSTGTQTTSSSSSSTIFFFSMMPLITIVISTVSLLV from the exons ATGGCCCTTTGCTTCATCCCTTTCTTCCTTTGGGTCCTTAAAGCCCACGCAACCTCTTTCGACCCCAACCAACAATTCCCACAAAAGAACATATTTATTCTCGCTGGCCAGAGTAATATGGCCGGTCGCGGAGGCCTCATTATTAACGACGACCGCACCCGCACTCAGATCTGGGATGGCGTCGTTCCCTCCGCTTCTCGTCCAAATCCCTCCGTGCTTCGCCTCAACGCCAAACTGAGCTGGGTCCAAGCTCACGAGCCTCTCCACGCCGATATCGACGTAGCGAGCGTTGACGGGGTTGGGCCTGGCATGGCATTTGCCAACGCGGTTCTGGCTGATGACCCCAGCAACGGGCCCATTGGGCTCGTGCCCTGCGCGATAGGAGGGACCAATATCAGCCAATGGGAAAAGGGAACTCCTCTTTACCGGCACATGGTGAAGAGAGCTCGGGCTTCAGTAGCTGCCGATGGTGGAACCATCAGAGCCCTCCTTTGGTATCAAGGTGAGAGTGATACTATTCTTAAACAAGATGCAGAGGTTTATGGTCGGAGATTGGAGAGGTTGTTTCAAGACATTCGGCTGGATTTAATGTCTCCTATGCTACCTATTATCCAG GTTGCTTTAGCATCAGGTGTAGGACCTTATGTAGATACAGTAAGAGAAGCTCAATTCGGGACTGAACTTTTAAATGTAAGAACTGTTGACCCAATAGGATTGACCGTAGGACCCGATAAGTTACATCTAACGACGGAGTCTCAGGTCCAACTTGGGGAGATGATGGCCGATGCTTTTCTTAAATTCCTACCTAAGCAACTCTCTATTGATTCAACTGGAACCCAAaccacttcttcttcttcttcttcaacaatatttttcttttcaatgaTGCCACTTATAACCATTGTCATAAGTACCGTTTCATTACTAGTATAA